From Flavobacterium alkalisoli, the proteins below share one genomic window:
- a CDS encoding argininosuccinate synthase, which produces MKKVVLAYSGGLDTSYCLKYLKNELGYEVHTILINTGGFTPEELNGIETRAYELGSANHVNLDIIDKYYEKAIKYLVYGNVLKNNTYPLSVSAERVFQALETVKYAKSVGAEAIAHGSTGAGNDQIRFDMVFQTIAPEMTIITPIRDLKLTRQEEVAYLQQNGVEYSWEKAQYSINKGIWGTSVGGKETLTSSQPLPEEAYPSPLTKTQPEKVVLHFEKGELTGINNEFNKPSVNIQKLEELASAFAIGRDIHVGDTIIGIKGRVGFEAAAPLIIIKAHHLLEKHVLGKWQLYWKEQLGNWYGMLFHEGQYLDAVMRNIEAFLEDTQKTVTGTVTVSLKPYHFTLDGIESAHDLMNTKFGQYGEVNNAWTSDDAKGFIKILGNAQNIYAQVNGESYD; this is translated from the coding sequence ATGAAAAAAGTAGTTTTAGCCTACAGCGGCGGCCTTGATACCTCATACTGCCTTAAGTACCTAAAAAATGAACTTGGGTATGAAGTACATACCATACTTATCAATACAGGAGGTTTTACTCCTGAAGAATTAAACGGTATCGAGACAAGGGCTTACGAATTGGGCAGTGCGAACCACGTAAACCTTGACATTATAGATAAATATTATGAAAAAGCCATTAAATACCTTGTGTATGGTAATGTGCTTAAAAACAATACCTACCCACTTTCGGTAAGTGCTGAAAGGGTTTTCCAGGCACTGGAAACGGTAAAATATGCAAAAAGCGTAGGTGCCGAAGCTATTGCTCACGGTAGTACCGGCGCAGGTAACGACCAGATTCGTTTTGATATGGTATTTCAGACTATCGCTCCGGAAATGACCATCATTACCCCTATACGTGACCTTAAGCTAACGCGTCAGGAAGAAGTGGCTTACCTGCAGCAAAACGGTGTGGAATACAGCTGGGAAAAAGCACAATACTCCATTAACAAAGGTATATGGGGTACGAGCGTGGGCGGTAAGGAAACGCTAACCTCATCGCAACCGTTACCGGAAGAGGCCTACCCTTCTCCTTTAACAAAAACACAACCTGAAAAAGTTGTGCTTCATTTTGAAAAAGGCGAACTTACAGGTATCAACAATGAATTTAACAAGCCTTCGGTTAATATCCAAAAGCTTGAAGAACTGGCTTCTGCCTTTGCTATAGGCAGGGATATACATGTTGGCGACACCATAATAGGCATTAAAGGGCGTGTAGGGTTTGAAGCCGCAGCACCGCTTATAATCATCAAGGCACACCACCTTTTAGAGAAGCATGTGCTTGGTAAGTGGCAACTGTACTGGAAAGAGCAACTGGGCAACTGGTACGGAATGCTTTTCCATGAAGGGCAATACCTTGATGCTGTAATGAGAAACATAGAGGCGTTTTTAGAAGACACTCAAAAAACAGTTACAGGTACAGTAACAGTAAGCCTTAAGCCTTATCATTTTACACTTGACGGTATTGAGTCGGCACACGATTTAATGAACACCAAGTTCGGGCAATATGGGGAAGTTAACAATGCATGGACATCGGATGATGCCAAAGGCTTTATCAAGATATTAGGCAACGCGCAAAACATTTATGCACAGGTAAACGGAGAAAGCTATGATTAA
- the argC gene encoding N-acetyl-gamma-glutamyl-phosphate reductase — MINIGIIGGSGYTAGELLRLLANHPQANIDFVYSTTNAGSSVASVHQDLYGDLELNFTDTVNPNVDVVFLCLGHGKSIAFLEANAFSESTRIIDLGNDFRLEKDATFNSKSFVYGLPELNKNQIKSAQYIANPGCFATAIQLALLPLAANGLLNNAVHINATTGSTGAGVQPSATSHHPWRIGNMSHYKAFEHQHMGEIIQSLGQLQNGFDQEVLFIPNRGDFTRGIFATLYTKVSRSFDEVTTLYTDSYSNEPFVRITTDSIHLKLAVQTNKCFISLEQKGDYLLITSVIDNLVKGASGQAIQNMNLMFGLEETTGLQLKATGF, encoded by the coding sequence ATGATTAACATTGGTATTATAGGCGGATCAGGATATACGGCAGGCGAACTGTTACGACTGCTGGCAAACCATCCGCAGGCAAATATTGATTTTGTTTACAGCACTACAAATGCGGGTAGTTCGGTAGCAAGTGTACACCAGGATTTGTATGGCGACCTTGAGCTTAATTTTACCGATACAGTTAACCCAAATGTAGATGTCGTTTTCCTTTGTTTAGGACATGGTAAATCAATCGCTTTTCTGGAAGCCAATGCCTTTTCAGAAAGCACAAGGATAATAGATTTAGGAAACGATTTCCGTTTGGAGAAAGATGCTACCTTCAATAGCAAAAGCTTTGTTTACGGTCTTCCGGAACTGAATAAGAACCAGATTAAATCAGCCCAGTATATCGCTAATCCCGGTTGTTTTGCCACAGCAATACAGTTGGCTTTATTACCATTAGCCGCAAATGGTTTGCTTAATAATGCAGTACACATCAATGCTACTACAGGCAGTACAGGTGCAGGGGTTCAGCCATCAGCTACTTCACACCACCCGTGGCGTATTGGTAACATGTCACACTATAAGGCTTTTGAGCATCAGCATATGGGCGAAATCATACAAAGCCTTGGACAGCTGCAAAACGGTTTTGATCAGGAAGTATTATTCATACCAAACCGTGGCGATTTTACCCGTGGGATATTTGCGACACTCTATACCAAAGTGAGCAGAAGTTTTGACGAGGTTACAACACTGTATACAGATTCTTACAGTAATGAACCTTTTGTTAGGATAACTACTGATAGTATTCACCTGAAACTGGCCGTACAAACCAACAAATGCTTTATAAGCCTGGAGCAAAAAGGCGATTATCTTTTAATAACATCAGTAATAGACAATCTTGTAAAAGGTGCTTCGGGGCAGGCAATACAAAACATGAACCTGATGTTCGGTCTGGAGGAAACCACCGGACTACAGCTTAAGGCAACAGGTTTTTAA
- a CDS encoding aspartate aminotransferase family protein: protein MSLFNVYPIYNITPVKALGAKVWDDKGQEYLDFYGGHGVISAGHSHPLYVKAVSEQVAKLGFYSNSIENPLQEELGKKLVSFSGYSDYSLFLCNSGAEANENALKLASFHNGKKKIVAFNKAFHGRTSAAVAATDNPSIVAPINAGHEVVFLPLNDEEALKTELAEGDVCCVIIEGIQGVGGLDEGTTSFFKAIEKACNNNDVVLILDEIQSGYGRSGKFFAHQHHDIKPDVITMAKGMGNGFPIGGILISPKFKASFGLLGTTFGGNHLACAAATAVLDVIKQENLMDNVNAMSSYFKEQAALIPQVKNIKGRGLMLGLEFDFDINELRKKLIYNEFIFTGSASQKNLLRILPPLSINKEDIDRFFIGLKNALKDL, encoded by the coding sequence ATGAGTTTATTCAATGTATACCCTATATATAATATAACTCCGGTAAAAGCACTGGGGGCAAAAGTTTGGGACGATAAAGGACAGGAATACCTTGATTTTTACGGAGGCCATGGTGTTATCTCTGCCGGGCATTCACATCCGCTTTATGTAAAGGCAGTGAGCGAGCAGGTAGCAAAACTGGGCTTTTATTCCAACTCTATCGAAAATCCGTTACAGGAAGAACTGGGTAAAAAACTGGTTAGCTTTTCAGGTTATTCTGACTACAGCCTTTTCCTGTGCAACTCGGGTGCAGAGGCTAACGAGAATGCCCTCAAACTGGCATCGTTCCATAACGGTAAAAAGAAAATCGTTGCTTTTAATAAGGCCTTTCACGGACGTACCTCTGCCGCAGTTGCTGCTACCGATAACCCATCGATAGTTGCTCCGATTAATGCAGGGCATGAAGTGGTTTTCCTTCCGCTTAATGATGAGGAAGCTTTAAAAACAGAACTGGCCGAGGGTGATGTTTGCTGTGTTATTATAGAAGGCATACAAGGCGTTGGCGGACTGGACGAGGGCACTACCTCTTTCTTTAAGGCTATAGAAAAAGCCTGCAACAATAATGATGTGGTACTAATACTGGATGAAATACAGAGTGGTTATGGGCGTTCGGGGAAATTCTTCGCACACCAACATCACGACATAAAGCCGGATGTTATTACTATGGCAAAAGGTATGGGTAACGGATTCCCTATTGGCGGTATCCTTATCTCCCCTAAGTTTAAGGCATCCTTCGGTTTACTGGGAACCACTTTTGGCGGTAACCATCTTGCATGTGCAGCAGCAACAGCCGTACTGGATGTTATAAAGCAGGAAAACCTTATGGATAATGTTAATGCCATGAGCTCCTACTTTAAGGAACAGGCTGCACTTATACCACAGGTTAAAAACATAAAAGGACGCGGACTCATGCTGGGGCTTGAGTTTGATTTTGACATAAACGAATTACGGAAAAAACTGATTTATAACGAGTTTATATTCACCGGTAGCGCATCTCAAAAAAACCTGTTGCGCATACTACCGCCACTGTCTATAAACAAGGAGGACATAGACCGCTTTTTTATCGGTCTTAAAAATGCATTAAAGGATTTATAA
- a CDS encoding N-acetylornithine carbamoyltransferase, whose translation MKHFTSVDDIQDLNQLIALAKNIKQAPFANKKIGENKILGLLFFNPSLRTRLSTQKAALNLGMDAIVMNLNTEGWALEFEDGVVMDGNKAEHIKEAAQVVSQYCDIIAVRSFPTLTDKEKDEEEQVISAFKKYASVPVISLEGATEHPLQAVADVLTIEEYKSVKRPKVVLTWAPHPKALPHAVPNSFVKVMKKADVDFVITHPEGYELNPEFTKGVTITHNQEEAFADADFIYAKNWSNYMDYGQITCKDPSWTVTVDKMKLTNDAKFMHCLPVRRNMIVTDEVLDSEASIVIAEANNRTYAAQAILTKILEHGE comes from the coding sequence ATGAAACACTTCACTTCGGTAGACGACATTCAGGATCTAAACCAACTGATTGCGTTAGCTAAAAACATAAAACAGGCACCATTTGCCAATAAAAAAATAGGGGAAAACAAGATCCTGGGGCTATTGTTTTTTAACCCAAGCCTCCGCACAAGGCTAAGTACACAAAAGGCTGCCCTTAACCTTGGGATGGATGCCATTGTAATGAACCTTAATACCGAAGGCTGGGCACTGGAGTTTGAAGATGGCGTAGTAATGGACGGCAATAAAGCCGAACACATTAAAGAAGCCGCACAGGTTGTATCGCAATACTGCGACATTATTGCCGTGAGGAGCTTCCCTACCCTTACCGATAAGGAAAAAGACGAGGAAGAACAGGTAATTTCTGCCTTTAAAAAATATGCATCTGTCCCGGTAATAAGCCTTGAAGGTGCTACCGAGCATCCTTTACAGGCTGTAGCCGATGTATTAACCATAGAGGAATACAAATCCGTAAAAAGGCCTAAAGTGGTGCTTACATGGGCTCCGCATCCTAAAGCACTGCCTCATGCCGTGCCTAATTCTTTCGTTAAGGTGATGAAAAAGGCCGATGTTGATTTTGTTATCACGCACCCTGAAGGTTATGAGCTTAATCCCGAATTTACCAAAGGGGTTACTATTACACACAATCAGGAAGAGGCTTTTGCCGATGCCGACTTTATCTATGCAAAAAACTGGAGCAACTATATGGATTACGGGCAAATAACCTGTAAAGACCCTTCGTGGACTGTAACAGTCGATAAGATGAAACTTACCAATGACGCTAAGTTTATGCACTGCCTTCCGGTAAGGAGAAATATGATTGTTACTGATGAGGTTCTGGACAGTGAAGCATCTATCGTGATAGCCGAAGCTAATAACAGGACGTATGCTGCACAGGCGATACTTACCAAAATTCTGGAGCATGGAGAATAA
- the argB gene encoding acetylglutamate kinase yields MENKPKLTVVKIGGNVIDSEPALKAFLKDFAVLNGYKILVHGGGKIATKTAEGLGITPVFHEGRRITDKPMLDVAVMTYAGLINKDITAQLQALQNNALGFTGADGNMILSEKRKNAAVDFGWVGDIVSVNHELVKVLLLQNVVPVFCAITHDGKGQLLNTNADTIASALAVACSNDFEVNLLYCFEKKGVLSNADDNDSVIKKLTFDTYTQLREEKIIHSGMLPKLENCYDALTKGVSTVYIGSPEMIKQGDTTCTQVSL; encoded by the coding sequence ATGGAGAATAAGCCAAAACTTACCGTCGTTAAAATAGGCGGCAATGTAATTGACAGTGAACCGGCTCTTAAGGCATTCCTTAAGGATTTTGCAGTACTAAACGGTTACAAAATACTGGTACATGGCGGCGGCAAAATTGCAACTAAAACAGCCGAAGGCTTAGGTATTACTCCCGTTTTTCATGAAGGCAGGAGAATTACCGATAAGCCCATGCTGGATGTAGCGGTTATGACCTATGCAGGGCTTATCAATAAAGATATAACCGCACAGTTACAGGCATTGCAAAATAATGCTCTGGGTTTTACCGGAGCAGACGGTAACATGATACTTTCCGAAAAAAGGAAGAATGCGGCTGTCGATTTTGGCTGGGTAGGCGATATTGTTTCGGTTAACCATGAACTGGTAAAGGTATTGTTACTGCAAAATGTGGTTCCTGTGTTTTGTGCTATTACTCATGATGGCAAAGGGCAACTGCTTAACACCAATGCTGATACTATTGCCAGTGCTTTGGCTGTAGCCTGCAGTAACGATTTTGAGGTAAACCTGCTGTATTGCTTTGAGAAAAAGGGAGTGCTTAGCAATGCCGATGATAACGATTCGGTAATAAAAAAACTTACTTTTGATACATACACTCAGTTACGAGAAGAAAAAATAATCCATTCAGGTATGCTGCCTAAACTGGAAAACTGTTATGATGCCCTTACTAAAGGGGTATCGACAGTATATATCGGCAGTCCCGAAATGATAAAACAGGGTGACACAACCTGTACACAGGTATCGCTCTAA